A single region of the Silene latifolia isolate original U9 population chromosome 8, ASM4854445v1, whole genome shotgun sequence genome encodes:
- the LOC141594954 gene encoding uncharacterized protein LOC141594954, translating into MAFASKNKLGFVDGSCSQPPKTDKKFNQWVRSDLLVMRWILNSLVKPIRENLKYVRLAKELWGEMTERYGQANAIEVYQLKKDLDVITKSNMSLVDYYSKLKVVWETLDSVDPLPQCSCGKLSLCSCNLMKLIITRENNAKLIQFLMGLNNGYDTISTQILSMDLLPTINRSVNNFAKNVKSVGKSSKNVKKHCSHCTMDNHNLEECFRVNPCAYCGKEGHKIENCYRLVGFPNDKNGFSVDPSMLDGLVSSVVDQVLKRMNENTPSSSTSNFAGMIPDSLANSVNGTFMLLDWIIDTGASDHMTFNLLSKLIDKNSVYALFTATKCFFQDHSNKTIIASGSRVGNLYIFQNFNTKALIDRVVTLVSQKLRSNKANIVKNFQLNNCIVQDVSSLNFVALIHSRLGYTSFDRLKYVPGFHINNKRNVHCETYVLSKHHLLPFSVSTSRASCLFELIHMDVWGPYKLQGTVLFKLIFVNPATTTLLIPSNNSHINTEVISEPTSHVSAVSTSIPNNNEIITQGPQGSQGTSVDHQN; encoded by the exons ATGGCTTTTGCTTCTAAGAATAAACTGGGTTTCGTGGATGGTTCTTGTTCTCAACCTCCCAAGACTGACAAGAAATTCAATCAGTGGGTTCGAAGTGATCTGTTGGTGATGCGCTGGATTCTCAACTCTCTGGTAAAGCCTATCAGGGAAAACCTCAAGTATGTCAGATTAGCAAAGGAATTGTGGGGAGAAATGACAGAAAGATATGGGCAAGCCAATGCTATTGAGGTATATCAGTTAAAGAAAGATCTTGATGTCATTACTAAATCTAATATGTCTTTAGTTGATTACTACAGTAAGCTAAAGGTTGTCtgggaaactttggatagtgttGACCCCTTACCTCAATGTTCATGTGGCAAACTGTCTCTTTGTTCTTGTAATCTGATGAAATTAATCATAACCAGAGAAAATAATGCTAAACTCATACAATTTCTGATGGGTCTTAACAATGGTTATGACACTATTAGTACACAAATTCTGTCTATGGACCTCTTACCAACCATCAATAGG TCTGTTAACAATTTTGCTAAGAATGTTAAGTCTGTTGGGAAGTCATCTAAGAATGTCAAGAAACATTGTTCACATTGTACCATGGATAACCATAATCTTGAGGAATGTTTTCGAGTGAATCCATGTGCTTATTGTGGGAAAGAAGGCCACAAGATTGAAAACTGTTACAGGCTTGTTGGGTTTCCTAATGATAAGAAT GGGTTTTCTGTGGATCCTAGCATGCTTGATGGATTAGTTTCTTCTGTTGTGGATCAGGTGTTAAAAAGGATGAATGAAAACACACCTTCATCTTCCACTTCTAATTTTGCAGGTATGATACCAGATTCTCTTGCTAATTCTGTTAATGGCACTTTTATGTTGCTTGATTGGATCATTGACACAGGAGCCTCTGATCATATGACTTTTAATTTGC TGAGTAAACTAATTGATAAGAATTCAGTTTATGCTTTGTTTACTGCAACCAAGTGTTTCTTTCAGGACCATTCCAATAAGACAATCATTGCCTCAGGGAGCAGGGTAGGAAATCTCTACATATTCCAGAATTTTAATACCAAGGCACTTATTGACAGGGTAGTTACTTTAGTCTCACAAAAATTAAGATCTAATAAAGCAAACATAGTCAAGAATTTTCAGCTAAATAATTGTATTGTTCAAGATGTATCTTCTCTTAATTTTGTTGCTTTGATTCATAGTAGATTAGGTTATACGTCATTTGACAGACTGAAGTATGTACCTGGTTTTCATATCAATAATAAAAGAAATGTTCATTGTGAAACCTATGTGCTCTCTAAACATCATTTATTGCCTTTTTCTGTAAGTACTTCTAGAGCATCTTGTTTGTTTGAGTTGATTCATATGGATGTATGGGGACCTTACAAG CTGCAAGGGACGGTCTTGTTCAAACTGATATTTGTAAACCCTGCTACTACTACCTTACTTATACCAAGTAATAATTCACATATTAACACTGAGGTCATTTCTGAACCAACTAGTCATGTGTCTGCTGTTAGTACTAGTATTCcaaataataatgaaataattACTCAAGGCCCTCAAGGCTCTCAAGGCACATCAGTTGATCATCAAAATTAA